In Pseudomonas oryzihabitans, the DNA window GAATGCTAAGCTCCTGCTCGATGAGCCGGTAGACGGCGGTTTTGGCATGCACCTTTGCCCTGGAGGCACAAGTGGATCTAGCAGGTCGCTCGGGAGAGATGGCGGTGTTCGCGCAGGTGGTCGAGGCTGGCAGCCTCTCGGCAGCGGCCAGAGCCCTGCGCCTGACGCCTTCGGCGGTGAGTCGCTCCATCGCCCGCACCGAGCAGCGCCTGGGTACGCGGCTCCTGCTGCGCACCACCCGGGCCATCACCCTCACCGCCGAGGGCGAGGCCTATCTACGCGCCGCGCGGCGCATCCTGGCGGATCTGGCCGAGGTGGAAGAGGCCATCGCCGACCAGGGCGTGCCCCAGGGACGGCTGCGGGTCAGCGCCGCCCTCGGCCACGGCCGCATGACCATCGTGCCGTTGGTGGCGGCCTTCAGCGCCCGCTATCCCGACATCCTGGTGGACCTGGCGCTGGGCGATGAGGTGGTGGACATCCTCGCCGGCCAGGCCGATGTGGCGATCCGCTTCGGCCAGCTCGCCGACAGCCCTCTCACCGCCCGGCCCATCGGCGTCACCGGCC includes these proteins:
- a CDS encoding LysR family transcriptional regulator encodes the protein MDLAGRSGEMAVFAQVVEAGSLSAAARALRLTPSAVSRSIARTEQRLGTRLLLRTTRAITLTAEGEAYLRAARRILADLAEVEEAIADQGVPQGRLRVSAALGHGRMTIVPLVAAFSARYPDILVDLALGDEVVDILAGQADVAIRFGQLADSPLTARPIGVTGQVVVASPAYLARHGTPLVPEDLLGHNCLRFNFRRAAPDWPFVRDGREFTLKIAGNIECNSGEALALLAREGAGIARIGEFSVADDLRSGALVPLLEAWNPGDLEPIHAVFVGGTTMPARVRVFVDFLVERLGR